The genomic DNA TCCAACATGATCTGCAAGAGCGGGGTACATCCTGAGTAAAGAGACCGGGGCAGCAGAAAGAAGTAGAGGAAGTTCAGTGTCAACAGCTTGGCCATCATATTGTGAGGCGGCAACGGATGTAAGGTACTGATCCAGCAGCCCTTCAAGAAATctcttgggatttctaagtggAAATTTGGGATCTTTCAGGAATAACCTAACATAGATCCCTCCAACCTAGACAGCAATACATGATTTAAGTCATTAAACAGAATAAGCGTTCTTTAGAACATCCATGTAATcaatcaaaaacaaaagagtacATCTGCAGCACACAGCAGTTATACCTGAGGTTCATTTCTCATCTCCTGTTGGCCAGAGGCCTGCTCAGGTACATCCCAATCAACAACACGTCCTTTCACATGTTCACGGTACAGATCCGAAGCCATAGTTGCTATTTGTGCAGACAATGATGCAGCCATTGCTGGAGTCCAGACTAGTTCAGgagttttgttgtttgttcaaGAGCAATCACAACTGCTTCACCAGGACCATCCCTGATTACCGAGACAAGGAAATCTTGCCAGACTTATCGCCACTCTAGGCCCATGCATAGTCTGGCCAACAAGCTTCCCTAATAGCGAAGCTGCTGCGGCTCTTTGCTGCAACGGAATCTCTTCTACACAAAATTTCCATTTTAGAGCGCAAGATAGAATTCTTAAGAAACCGCTCTCTATGAGATCAGCATACCTTGTATTGGCAAGAGAACTTCAAGAATGAAACCAACCCTCCATGCTTTGCAGCTGCCCAAGCTAGCTCCGGCGTGCTTGCTAAGGCATAGAGAACATGCAAAGCTCCTTCACGGCAGCTGGGAGATGAGTGAAGCAACTGTAATAAAACAAGCANNNNNNNNNNNNNNNNNNNNNNNNNNNNNNNNNNNNNNNNNNNNNNNNNNNNNNNNNNNNNNNNNNNNNNNNNNNNNNNNNNNNNNNNNNNNNNNNNNNNNNNNNNNNNNNNNNNNNNNNNNNNNNNNNNNNNNNNNNNNNNNNNNNNNNNNNNNNNNNNNNNNNNNNNNNNNNNNNNNNNNNNNNNNNNNNNNNNNNNNNNNNNNNNNNNNNNNNNNNNNNNNNNNNNNNNNNNNNNNNNNNNNNNNNNNNNNNNNNNNNNNNNNNNNNNNNNNNNNNNNNNNNNNNNNNNNNNNNNNNNNNNNNNNNNNNNNNNNNNNNNNNNNNNNNNNNNNNNNNNNNNNNNNNNNNNNNNNNNNNNNNNNNNNNNNNNNNNNNNNNNNNNNNNNNNNNNNNNNNNNNNNNNNNNNNNNNNNNNNNNNNNNNNNNNNNNNNNNNNNNNNNNNNNNNNNNNNNNNNNNNNNNNNNNNNNNNNNNNNNNNNNNNNNNNNNNNNNNNNNNNNNNNNNNNNNNNNNNNNNNNNNNNNNNNNNNNNNNNNNNNNNNNNNNNNNNNNNNNNNNNNNNNNNNNNNNNNNNNNNNNNNNNNNNNNNNNNNNNN from Sesamum indicum cultivar Zhongzhi No. 13 unplaced genomic scaffold, S_indicum_v1.0 scaffold00327, whole genome shotgun sequence includes the following:
- the LOC105180107 gene encoding dnaJ homolog subfamily C GRV2-like isoform X2: MAASLSAQIATMASDLYREHVKGRVVDWDVPEQASGQQEMRNEPQVGGIYVRLFLKDPKFPLRNPKRFLEGLLDQYLTSVAASQYDGQAVDTELPLLLSAAPVSLLRMYPALADHVGYLGYVPKLVSAVAHGASRETIASETYVSEDGSLQQNSQTPPERVRLNCLRVLH